CTCGAGGTAGAGAGTATGTCTTCTACGCATATAAGACTTCTCGTAAAATATCGTCCTTTAGCTGTGGCCTGAGCGCATCCATCGTCACAAGGTCCACTTTTCTGCCGAATAGATCTTCAAGGAAGTACTTGAGATCCATAAAATTATCGAAAGTCTCGTATCGCTCCTCAAATTCGATGAGAACGTCGATATCACTGTCGTCCTTCTCTTCGCCCCTCGCGAAAGACCCGAATACGCCAATCCTCAGGACATGAAATTTCTCTTTGATGGTGCTGTCATGCATTTTCAAGATTTCTATTGCACTCATTTAAATCACCTTGACCATCTATATTTTAACTTCGTTCCTCTATTCTACCCCACGCGGCCCATGTCCCGACCGCTCATCGCCCGAAAATCACCTCCAAATGCGCTTGCCTATTTATGACAGGAGTTCTTCGAACATGAATTCAATATCCTCGCCATTCTAATGTCAGCCTCAGCCATTCTATCACTCAAAATGCATTGCTTGACGACATGCTCAGGAAAAGGCCGATAACCGTCGACGACGGACTTAAGGGCATCGAATCTATTGAGAATGTCGTTCTTCGTCACCATTACATTCAATACTTATCTGCTATGAATCCATCTTCTCATAGCGCTGTCTCTATGCTCGATTATTCT
Above is a window of Thermodesulfovibrionales bacterium DNA encoding:
- a CDS encoding nucleotidyltransferase family protein, producing the protein MSAIEILKMHDSTIKEKFHVLRIGVFGSFARGEEKDDSDIDVLIEFEERYETFDNFMDLKYFLEDLFGRKVDLVTMDALRPQLKDDILREVLYA